A single window of Marinobacter sp. SS13-12 DNA harbors:
- a CDS encoding histidine kinase, which translates to MVLVVFLLAYLTRRKLDAANAWSGDFLWRAAFGANSKVPAGKAAVKWRGLLIVAVPAVLLAASEWYLRELGWRMAAYPLEFALLVMLMGAPGWRSPLEAYSASWARGDMQAAWHHIKDSLPARDRGAATSPDEMHLILSRSLMVNVFERFFLIAFWYVIGGPAAAFFARGVIALRDHWPQVTARPDFAALAEVLNWLPSRLLSFTFGVAGDLAGWMSEGKRVLVGVTLKTDQVLMAAANGALTGYALDPGRFSQIHPDEWADYGRRSLDAIRDLLNRSMLVWICVLALLVIAGVV; encoded by the coding sequence ATGGTACTGGTGGTGTTTCTGCTCGCGTACCTGACCAGGCGCAAGCTGGATGCGGCGAACGCCTGGTCCGGGGACTTCCTCTGGCGCGCTGCTTTTGGTGCCAACAGTAAAGTGCCCGCCGGAAAGGCAGCGGTGAAATGGAGGGGGCTGCTCATAGTTGCCGTTCCGGCCGTTTTGCTTGCCGCCAGCGAGTGGTATTTGAGGGAGCTGGGCTGGAGAATGGCGGCTTACCCTCTGGAATTCGCGCTCCTGGTGATGCTGATGGGTGCGCCCGGCTGGCGCTCACCATTGGAAGCCTACAGTGCGTCCTGGGCCAGGGGTGACATGCAGGCCGCCTGGCACCATATCAAGGATAGCCTCCCTGCCCGGGATCGAGGTGCGGCCACCTCTCCCGACGAGATGCACCTGATTCTGTCACGTTCGCTGATGGTCAATGTCTTCGAGCGATTTTTCCTGATTGCCTTCTGGTATGTGATTGGTGGCCCGGCAGCGGCATTTTTCGCACGCGGGGTCATTGCGTTGCGCGACCACTGGCCACAGGTGACAGCAAGGCCTGACTTTGCGGCATTGGCAGAGGTGCTGAACTGGCTGCCCTCCCGTTTACTGTCGTTTACCTTCGGTGTGGCCGGGGATCTTGCCGGCTGGATGAGCGAAGGGAAGCGTGTTCTGGTCGGTGTAACACTGAAAACGGATCAGGTGTTGATGGCGGCGGCGAACGGTGCGCTGACAGGCTATGCGCTGGACCCGGGGCGATTCTCGCAAATTCACCCCGACGAGTGGGCCGATTATGGCCGCCGCAGTCTGGATGCAATCAGGGATCTGCTGAACCGCAGCATGCTGGTTTGGATCTGTGTGTTGGCTCTACTGGTGATCGCGGGGGTCGTATAA
- the nadC gene encoding carboxylating nicotinate-nucleotide diphosphorylase, producing MILAELLRQSRIETVAQSLREDIGDGDITAMLIPEHRISRGQVITREAATIAGRAWVEEVFRQVDPRVTLEWTVNDGDEVSPDQLLFTMEGPARSLLTAERAGLNWLQMLSGVATTCTGYARRVAHTGVQLLDTRKTLPGLRLAQKYAVTCGGCHNHRIGLWDAFLIKENHIAACGSIANAVTEARRIAPGRPVEVETENPDELEQALAAGADIIMLDEFSLVDMKQAVSRTAGAAKLEASGGINTDTLVPIAETGVDYISIGALTKDVRAVDLSMRLDNVG from the coding sequence ATGATCCTAGCTGAACTGCTTCGCCAGTCCCGCATCGAAACCGTCGCCCAAAGCCTTCGGGAAGATATCGGAGACGGCGATATCACCGCCATGCTGATACCCGAGCACCGAATCAGTCGTGGACAGGTTATCACCCGCGAAGCCGCAACCATTGCCGGGCGGGCCTGGGTCGAAGAGGTATTCCGGCAGGTAGACCCCCGGGTCACCCTGGAGTGGACAGTCAATGACGGCGATGAAGTGAGCCCCGACCAGTTGCTGTTTACCATGGAAGGTCCTGCCCGCAGCCTGCTCACTGCCGAGCGTGCGGGGCTGAACTGGCTTCAGATGCTCTCCGGTGTTGCGACTACCTGTACCGGGTATGCGCGGCGCGTGGCCCATACCGGCGTACAACTGCTCGATACCCGCAAAACTCTTCCCGGCCTGCGGCTGGCCCAGAAGTACGCAGTCACCTGTGGCGGCTGCCACAACCACCGCATCGGCCTGTGGGATGCGTTCCTGATCAAGGAAAATCACATTGCAGCCTGCGGCTCGATTGCCAATGCAGTAACGGAGGCCCGCCGCATTGCTCCTGGCCGCCCCGTGGAAGTAGAAACCGAAAACCCGGATGAACTGGAGCAGGCCCTTGCCGCCGGTGCTGACATCATTATGCTGGACGAGTTTTCGCTGGTTGATATGAAGCAGGCCGTCAGTCGCACTGCCGGCGCCGCAAAACTGGAAGCTTCCGGCGGCATCAACACCGACACACTGGTGCCGATCGCAGAAACAGGAGTGGACTATATTTCCATCGGGGCACTGACCAAGGATGTGCGGGCCGTAGATCTGTCCATGCGACTGGACAATGTCGGCTGA
- a CDS encoding ParA family protein — MRRVVFNQKGGVGKSSITCNLAAISAARGKRTLVVDLDPQGNSTHYLLGRPAVELKDTVADYLEQTVAFTVFNRRADEFVHASPFDNLFVMPSSPELDFLEHKLEAKHKIYKLRDALRKLGESFDEIYIDTAPALNFYSRSALIAAQRCLIPFDCDDFSRQALYSILHEIQELQEDHNEDLVVEGIVANQFQPRATLPKKLVRELLDEGLPVLPVRLSSSVKMKESHQSRQPLIHMAPKHPLTRQYEDLYRVLHGETVELEPLAD, encoded by the coding sequence ATGAGACGAGTAGTGTTCAATCAGAAAGGTGGTGTTGGTAAATCCAGTATTACCTGTAACCTGGCCGCCATCAGCGCCGCCAGGGGCAAGCGCACGCTGGTCGTCGATCTTGACCCCCAGGGCAACTCAACCCATTACCTGCTGGGCCGGCCTGCGGTGGAGCTCAAGGACACCGTAGCAGACTACCTGGAACAGACGGTGGCGTTTACAGTGTTTAACCGCCGCGCTGACGAGTTTGTTCACGCGTCGCCCTTTGACAACCTGTTTGTCATGCCCTCCAGCCCGGAACTGGACTTCCTGGAACACAAGCTGGAAGCAAAGCACAAGATCTACAAACTGAGGGACGCGCTCAGGAAACTGGGCGAATCTTTCGATGAGATTTACATCGATACCGCACCGGCGCTGAACTTTTATTCCCGTTCGGCGCTGATCGCAGCACAACGGTGTCTTATTCCCTTCGACTGCGACGACTTTTCCCGCCAGGCGCTCTACAGCATCCTCCATGAAATTCAGGAGTTGCAGGAAGATCATAACGAAGACCTGGTGGTGGAAGGGATTGTTGCCAACCAGTTCCAGCCCCGTGCCACTCTGCCCAAGAAGCTGGTTCGCGAACTGCTGGACGAGGGGCTTCCGGTATTGCCGGTGCGGCTGTCCAGCTCGGTGAAGATGAAGGAATCCCATCAGAGCCGACAGCCGCTGATTCACATGGCGCCGAAACATCCACTGACACGGCAGTACGAGGACCTTTATCGGGTACTCCATGGAGAAACTGTCGAACTGGAACCACTGGCCGACTGA
- a CDS encoding methyl-accepting chemotaxis protein produces the protein MNQLIKPAVSLMNRLPMFYKFSLISVLFLLPIVALSWLVISELNRSVDTMTRGVEGLEQLEKVDALLQASLDYRDYRSPGKTKDDNELLARSDEAAERIDRLLEELAEADALFDTSGNWAEQVAMLREEWQTLKSTDSYQGNIDPQFKYYQEFVQKVRAMLSATIEISGLGQDASRENLLLLGLVREALPDAESIIGRARAFGIFALIEGQVGYGLSDVLNEIYDQLTNRASLLGPALAVAIDASPTLAENTGNAVQGIEDSLTSIRNELDSDVITPMRLELPWQDFNSTVESQLVHYEAFTAGIFDVVSDNLNARLDREIQQRQFIIVALVLVLLVVVYLYVGFFMSVRTAINRFSQAARNVAAGDMTTHIELDNRDELGELTTEFNSMTDRIAELIRSVSGTTSDVDRQATRVNDTAAANSEAVARQMEESGQINEAMSQMVEAVNEVTESAHRVSDSASAAEGDTERGREVVADTVETINRLATEISGAVEVINRVNGDSDNISQVLVEIKAIAQQTNLLALNAAIEAARAGEQGRGFAVVADEVRSLSQRTHKSTEEIEGMISRLQSGVKEAVAAMTNSHDVTETTVRKSSEVTEALDRIAQGISTIVDMSHQIAQAAEEQSAVAKNVNTNVEQISVLGQKTADNAEETLASSREMSQLTASLQRLVEAFRV, from the coding sequence GTGAACCAGCTTATCAAGCCTGCAGTGTCGTTGATGAACCGGCTGCCGATGTTCTACAAGTTCAGCCTGATCAGCGTTCTGTTCCTGCTGCCTATCGTTGCCCTTTCCTGGCTGGTGATCAGCGAGTTGAACCGGTCGGTAGATACCATGACCCGGGGTGTTGAAGGTCTGGAGCAGCTTGAGAAAGTGGATGCACTCCTCCAGGCCTCGCTTGATTATCGCGATTACCGGTCGCCTGGAAAGACCAAGGATGACAACGAGCTGCTCGCCAGATCGGACGAGGCCGCTGAGCGGATTGACAGACTTCTGGAAGAGTTGGCGGAAGCAGACGCACTGTTCGACACCTCCGGCAACTGGGCGGAACAGGTGGCAATGCTGCGTGAAGAGTGGCAAACGCTGAAATCAACCGACAGTTATCAGGGCAACATCGACCCCCAGTTCAAGTATTATCAGGAGTTTGTCCAGAAAGTCCGGGCCATGCTCTCCGCCACCATCGAGATCTCCGGCCTCGGCCAGGACGCGTCACGGGAAAACCTGCTGTTGCTCGGGCTTGTGCGTGAGGCACTGCCGGATGCCGAAAGCATCATCGGGCGGGCCCGTGCTTTCGGCATTTTTGCGCTGATAGAGGGGCAGGTGGGCTATGGCCTCAGTGACGTGCTGAATGAAATTTACGATCAGCTGACCAATCGCGCATCACTGCTTGGCCCCGCGCTCGCGGTGGCAATCGATGCATCGCCCACCCTGGCGGAAAATACCGGTAATGCCGTGCAAGGTATTGAAGACAGCCTGACCAGCATTCGGAATGAGCTTGATAGCGATGTCATCACTCCCATGCGCCTGGAGTTGCCATGGCAGGATTTCAATAGCACGGTCGAGAGCCAGCTTGTTCATTATGAGGCTTTTACCGCCGGCATTTTCGATGTGGTCAGCGATAACCTGAATGCACGCCTGGATCGCGAGATTCAGCAGCGACAATTCATCATTGTTGCTCTTGTGCTCGTGCTGCTGGTGGTGGTGTATCTCTATGTCGGTTTCTTCATGTCGGTACGTACCGCTATCAACCGCTTCAGTCAGGCGGCCCGCAACGTGGCTGCCGGCGACATGACGACGCACATCGAACTGGATAACCGTGATGAACTGGGGGAACTGACCACCGAGTTCAACAGCATGACGGACCGGATCGCCGAGCTGATCCGGTCCGTCAGCGGCACGACATCGGATGTTGATCGCCAGGCAACCCGGGTCAATGACACGGCAGCCGCCAATAGTGAGGCAGTGGCCCGTCAGATGGAGGAATCCGGCCAGATCAATGAAGCCATGAGCCAGATGGTGGAAGCGGTCAATGAGGTGACAGAAAGCGCCCACAGGGTATCCGACAGTGCAAGCGCTGCCGAGGGAGATACCGAGAGAGGACGCGAAGTGGTCGCCGATACCGTTGAGACCATTAATCGCCTGGCCACCGAAATTTCCGGCGCGGTGGAGGTTATCAACCGGGTAAACGGAGACAGCGACAACATCAGCCAGGTGTTGGTGGAAATCAAGGCGATTGCCCAGCAGACCAACCTGTTGGCGCTGAACGCAGCCATTGAAGCTGCCCGCGCCGGCGAGCAGGGCCGTGGGTTTGCCGTGGTTGCAGACGAGGTAAGGTCACTGTCCCAGCGCACCCACAAGTCAACGGAAGAGATCGAAGGCATGATTTCCCGCCTGCAAAGCGGTGTCAAAGAAGCGGTTGCAGCCATGACCAACAGCCACGACGTGACTGAAACCACGGTCAGGAAATCCTCGGAGGTCACCGAGGCGCTGGACCGGATTGCCCAGGGGATCTCCACCATCGTGGATATGAGTCACCAGATTGCCCAGGCGGCGGAAGAGCAGTCTGCGGTCGCGAAAAACGTCAATACCAACGTTGAGCAGATCAGCGTGTTGGGCCAGAAAACGGCGGACAACGCCGAGGAGACTCTGGCGTCCTCCCGCGAGATGTCACAATTGACGGCCTCGTTGCAGCGCCTTGTGGAAGCCTTCAGGGTCTGA
- a CDS encoding CDP-alcohol phosphatidyltransferase family protein: MMTHRWRWIPNALTFLRIVMIAPFAAALMAKEYRIALAIFFIAAATDAFDGFLARHFDWRTRLGAIADPLADKALLISAYLMLTLTGVLPPWLLWLVVGRDILIVCGGLAFHYYVGRFDLQPSIPGKLNTLIQILVALAIIILLADLPMQPWVIEAGILVVAVSALFSGAHYIVVWSLRAWRVKSQ; encoded by the coding sequence ATGATGACGCATCGCTGGCGCTGGATTCCCAATGCCCTGACGTTCCTGCGTATAGTGATGATTGCACCCTTTGCCGCCGCTCTTATGGCCAAGGAATACCGGATTGCGTTGGCGATTTTTTTTATCGCGGCTGCTACCGATGCGTTTGACGGTTTCCTCGCCCGCCATTTCGATTGGCGGACCCGGCTGGGTGCCATTGCAGACCCTCTGGCCGACAAGGCTCTGCTGATTTCGGCTTACCTCATGCTTACCCTGACGGGTGTCTTGCCGCCATGGCTACTCTGGTTGGTGGTGGGAAGAGACATCCTGATTGTCTGTGGTGGGCTGGCTTTCCATTACTACGTTGGCAGGTTTGATTTACAGCCTAGCATTCCCGGTAAACTCAATACGCTGATCCAGATTCTGGTGGCCCTTGCGATTATTATCCTGCTGGCGGATTTGCCAATGCAGCCGTGGGTTATCGAGGCCGGTATTCTGGTGGTTGCAGTTTCCGCACTGTTCAGTGGGGCTCATTATATTGTGGTCTGGAGTCTGAGGGCCTGGAGGGTCAAGAGTCAGTGA
- a CDS encoding YqcC family protein, with translation MARPSDHTARVADSLLQIEIELRRLDAWETDPPPDEALQSTKPFAVDTLEFTQWLQFVFVYRMKVLIENGHPLPEVSGMAPMAEEHFRGRSEPGHSLIRELAEMDRLLSGQS, from the coding sequence ATGGCAAGACCGTCCGACCATACCGCCCGCGTGGCGGACAGCCTGCTGCAGATTGAGATCGAGTTACGGCGACTTGACGCCTGGGAAACCGATCCGCCGCCTGATGAGGCGTTGCAAAGCACGAAGCCATTTGCGGTAGATACCCTGGAATTTACCCAATGGCTTCAGTTCGTGTTCGTTTACCGAATGAAGGTGCTGATCGAAAACGGGCATCCATTGCCGGAGGTGTCGGGAATGGCGCCCATGGCGGAGGAGCATTTCCGGGGCAGAAGCGAGCCCGGTCACAGTCTTATTCGCGAACTCGCGGAGATGGACCGCCTGCTTTCCGGGCAGTCCTGA
- the hda gene encoding DnaA regulatory inactivator Hda, with protein sequence MSASQLVLGVKLRDDARFDNFHGDRNAAAAARLREACEHPSPVPVVAVCGDADTGKSHLLQAVCHLAEQREQTAVCVSMEELLPFGPQALAGLENQSVICLDDLDLIAGLESWEEAVFHLYNRVNDYGSLMVVSLSEVPGGLPFLLPDLVSRLRHGLTIQLGINRDDDRLRILMARAEQRGLVLGDDVAAFILRRAPRKLADLLAMLDRLDENSLRAQRRLTIPFVKSVMGW encoded by the coding sequence GTGAGTGCTTCGCAACTGGTGTTGGGGGTCAAGCTGCGTGATGACGCCCGCTTTGACAATTTCCACGGGGACAGAAATGCAGCTGCTGCGGCACGTCTGCGTGAGGCCTGTGAGCATCCGTCTCCGGTGCCGGTTGTTGCTGTCTGTGGCGACGCCGACACTGGTAAGAGTCATCTTTTGCAGGCCGTATGCCATCTTGCCGAGCAGCGTGAACAAACCGCCGTGTGCGTCAGTATGGAGGAGTTGTTGCCGTTCGGGCCGCAAGCGCTGGCAGGGTTGGAAAACCAGTCGGTGATCTGCCTTGACGATCTGGATCTCATTGCCGGCCTGGAAAGCTGGGAAGAAGCGGTCTTCCATCTGTACAATCGGGTTAATGATTACGGAAGCCTGATGGTCGTCAGCCTGTCAGAAGTGCCAGGCGGATTGCCGTTTCTGTTGCCGGATCTGGTATCGCGGCTGCGGCACGGGCTAACGATTCAGCTGGGCATAAACCGTGATGATGACCGGCTCCGGATTCTGATGGCCAGGGCCGAACAACGAGGGCTGGTTCTTGGCGACGATGTGGCGGCATTCATTCTCAGGCGTGCGCCACGAAAGCTTGCCGATCTGCTGGCAATGCTGGATCGCCTGGATGAAAATTCATTGCGTGCCCAACGCCGGCTGACGATACCGTTCGTGAAGTCGGTGATGGGCTGGTAG
- a CDS encoding DUF1631 domain-containing protein translates to MAQDNKVVSLKAQKMPDRFSLPGSLVRLRDVSGQSLKAVMSGFFDKADDALFELADKAGTNQDQTAYFDAMRELRLRRKNMTVSVLQYVSRAFNEIGSFRPGGGSGNLDEVDQDSLALVDHSDLEQQVAIDNLINKLRNQHAEAIKLLNVRVSHLVPAVKLDDSQMPLSPEVICGGVAEACTDLEIDIRAKLVVLKLFDRLLVGILGDVYRDANKTLIAEGVLPDMRRAPVGGRSPAGRSAPGSGQSGGILSVRQSSEPMGPLTAPPDDVRATFSELSALLHQGQGQGDAGGMPAGGAGLLDTGTLMSRLSDVQAQSVHWGQGEVVPLSQQLQPVFRAETGGRLNAGQVDSDVINLVSMLFDFILEDRQLHPVMKAVIGRLQIPVLKVALSDKNFFNRGGHPVRKLLNELAMSAIGWTEKRAGQRDPLREKIESVVDRVLNEFTDNVEIFSELLSDFGHFMDLDRRRRELVEQRLRDAEEGRAKQERASKATEALLSEQMAGRDLPPQVVTLLNEAWAKYLQWIVLREGEDSERWQVASALTRQLVWSVDPQPVEEGTRSALLRAIPGIVDGLRSALQEIAWDPFATDAAIRDLELAHVDVFQRLVTTSRRPTPEEAPVQANTTEVAPPAITPEATQQTQSEAPPQEIPEPLQAPEPAAPVAEAASAEPSEAPMADSGPDKQWLDRADSLRVGSWIELIRDGGKIRCKLAAFIKATGKYIFVNRSGAKVAEYQREDLATALAAEEITMLDDGLIFDRALESIIDNLRSSRKD, encoded by the coding sequence ATGGCGCAGGATAACAAGGTTGTAAGTCTTAAAGCCCAGAAAATGCCGGACAGGTTTTCCCTGCCGGGTTCTCTGGTGCGCCTGCGTGACGTATCTGGTCAGTCCTTGAAGGCGGTGATGTCCGGTTTTTTCGACAAGGCGGACGACGCGCTGTTCGAACTGGCGGACAAGGCTGGCACCAATCAGGACCAGACTGCCTATTTCGACGCGATGCGGGAACTCAGGCTGCGCCGCAAGAACATGACGGTTTCCGTTCTTCAGTACGTCAGCCGTGCCTTCAATGAAATTGGGTCCTTCCGTCCGGGTGGTGGCAGCGGCAACCTGGACGAGGTAGATCAGGATTCGCTGGCGCTGGTGGACCACTCCGATCTGGAGCAACAGGTCGCCATCGACAACCTGATCAACAAGCTTCGCAACCAGCACGCCGAGGCCATCAAGCTGCTGAATGTCCGGGTGTCCCACCTGGTGCCGGCTGTAAAACTTGATGATAGCCAGATGCCACTGAGCCCGGAAGTGATTTGCGGCGGCGTCGCAGAAGCCTGCACAGACCTGGAAATCGACATTCGCGCCAAACTGGTGGTGCTGAAACTGTTTGATCGTCTGCTCGTCGGAATCCTGGGAGATGTCTACAGAGATGCCAATAAAACACTGATCGCCGAAGGCGTATTGCCAGACATGCGTCGTGCGCCGGTTGGCGGTCGTTCACCTGCCGGCAGATCCGCTCCGGGATCCGGCCAGAGTGGGGGCATATTGTCAGTACGCCAGAGCTCGGAACCGATGGGGCCGCTGACGGCGCCGCCTGATGATGTCCGTGCCACCTTCTCCGAACTCAGTGCATTGCTGCATCAGGGGCAGGGCCAGGGCGACGCTGGTGGCATGCCTGCCGGCGGGGCGGGATTACTGGATACCGGCACCCTGATGTCGCGGTTGAGCGACGTTCAGGCGCAATCCGTGCATTGGGGGCAGGGTGAGGTTGTGCCTTTGTCCCAGCAGCTGCAGCCGGTTTTCAGGGCGGAAACCGGAGGCAGACTCAATGCCGGCCAGGTAGACAGCGATGTTATCAACCTGGTCTCCATGTTATTCGATTTTATCCTCGAGGATCGCCAGCTTCATCCCGTCATGAAAGCGGTCATCGGGCGTTTGCAGATTCCTGTGTTGAAGGTGGCCCTGAGTGACAAGAATTTCTTCAATCGCGGCGGACACCCGGTCAGAAAGCTTCTGAACGAACTGGCCATGTCAGCGATTGGCTGGACCGAGAAAAGAGCCGGCCAGCGCGACCCCTTGCGGGAAAAAATTGAATCCGTTGTTGACCGCGTGCTGAATGAATTCACCGACAACGTGGAAATCTTCAGCGAGCTGCTCAGCGACTTTGGTCATTTCATGGACCTGGACCGCCGGCGCAGGGAACTGGTGGAGCAGCGACTTCGTGACGCGGAAGAGGGTCGGGCCAAACAGGAAAGGGCTTCGAAGGCCACAGAAGCATTGCTAAGCGAGCAGATGGCCGGCCGGGACCTGCCGCCCCAGGTGGTCACGCTGCTGAATGAGGCCTGGGCAAAATACCTTCAGTGGATTGTGTTGCGCGAGGGTGAAGACAGTGAACGCTGGCAGGTAGCGTCCGCACTGACCCGTCAATTGGTCTGGAGCGTTGATCCACAGCCGGTCGAAGAGGGCACCCGGAGCGCACTCCTGAGGGCAATTCCCGGCATCGTGGACGGGCTGAGGTCAGCATTGCAGGAAATCGCCTGGGACCCGTTCGCAACGGACGCAGCCATACGGGACCTTGAGCTTGCCCATGTGGATGTGTTCCAGCGTCTGGTGACCACTTCCCGACGCCCCACACCTGAAGAAGCGCCGGTGCAGGCAAACACGACCGAAGTGGCGCCCCCTGCCATTACGCCGGAGGCCACTCAACAAACGCAATCAGAAGCTCCACCACAGGAGATCCCGGAACCGCTGCAGGCCCCTGAGCCGGCTGCACCAGTCGCAGAGGCTGCCAGTGCCGAGCCTTCTGAAGCGCCAATGGCGGACAGTGGCCCCGATAAACAATGGCTGGACCGTGCGGATAGCCTCCGTGTCGGCTCCTGGATCGAGCTGATTCGCGACGGCGGCAAGATTCGCTGTAAACTGGCCGCCTTTATCAAGGCGACGGGCAAGTACATTTTTGTCAATCGCAGTGGCGCGAAAGTGGCTGAGTACCAGCGTGAGGATCTGGCCACAGCGCTGGCAGCGGAAGAAATTACCATGCTTGACGATGGCCTGATTTTTGACCGCGCCCTGGAGTCCATCATCGATAACCTGCGCAGCAGTCGCAAGGACTGA
- a CDS encoding DUF2066 domain-containing protein — protein MPDSGKISMQAARLIRRSVRLFGLLALIAAPASAVTVTGLYSVEVPVASSQPADLEQGYADGLSQVFVRVSGTRDVLGNEGVKALLDDAESLLQSYQFLRSDRDQHLLRMSFGAVGVNRALASVDAPVWGANRPLTLAWIAVEENGRRTLVHADGEDSSGNGQWRQIFENAAVDRGLPVSLPPADYDQDRELLSDIWGQFTSSVRSASEELEYDLMSLVRVRRSGSQWRAGWVFDGMGLDSTEQSVTADTKEELAARVVGRWAEMFADRYAVAGSDVGESPQVDIVVHGVTDLTDYASVNGVLKNLSPVLEAGATQARENQLKLRVVFSGEMEQLKQYIALDPRLVPLSDAEVSRMPSDDTVDSGEESAEEPVQQAPEGGFALAEDSAENASSPANPLFVYQPLLMDEEESEQAFESLYQVLHYRWQPASIVDSENGE, from the coding sequence ATGCCAGACTCAGGAAAAATCTCGATGCAGGCAGCGCGGTTAATCCGTCGGTCAGTGCGGTTATTCGGTCTTCTGGCGCTGATCGCAGCACCGGCCTCCGCCGTTACGGTTACCGGGCTCTACTCGGTGGAAGTGCCAGTGGCGAGCTCACAGCCGGCAGACCTGGAACAGGGGTACGCGGATGGCCTGAGCCAGGTTTTCGTGCGCGTGTCCGGCACCCGTGACGTGCTTGGCAATGAAGGGGTCAAAGCGCTGCTGGACGATGCCGAGTCCCTGTTGCAGTCCTATCAGTTTCTGCGTTCGGACAGGGATCAGCACCTCCTGCGCATGTCGTTTGGCGCTGTCGGGGTCAATCGCGCCCTCGCTTCCGTCGACGCGCCGGTCTGGGGCGCCAATCGACCCCTGACCCTCGCCTGGATTGCCGTCGAAGAAAATGGCCGTCGTACCCTTGTGCATGCTGACGGGGAAGACAGCAGCGGGAATGGCCAGTGGCGGCAGATATTTGAGAATGCGGCGGTAGACCGGGGCCTTCCGGTCAGCCTGCCACCGGCGGACTATGATCAGGACCGCGAGCTGCTTTCCGATATCTGGGGCCAGTTTACTTCCAGTGTCAGGAGCGCTTCTGAAGAGCTTGAGTATGACCTGATGTCCCTGGTGCGGGTCCGACGCTCTGGCTCCCAGTGGCGTGCCGGATGGGTTTTTGATGGCATGGGACTGGACAGCACGGAACAGTCGGTGACCGCGGATACCAAAGAAGAACTGGCCGCCCGGGTTGTCGGGCGCTGGGCCGAAATGTTTGCGGATCGCTATGCGGTCGCCGGGAGTGATGTGGGTGAATCGCCACAGGTGGATATTGTGGTGCATGGTGTAACTGACCTGACGGATTATGCCAGTGTAAACGGCGTGCTCAAGAACCTGTCTCCGGTACTCGAAGCGGGCGCTACACAGGCTCGTGAGAACCAGTTAAAACTGCGGGTGGTGTTTTCCGGGGAAATGGAACAGCTGAAACAGTACATCGCTCTTGACCCGCGCCTGGTACCGCTGTCTGATGCCGAAGTGTCCCGGATGCCTTCCGATGATACTGTTGATTCAGGTGAGGAGAGCGCTGAGGAGCCCGTCCAGCAGGCACCGGAAGGTGGTTTCGCGCTGGCAGAAGACAGTGCCGAGAATGCCAGTTCGCCGGCTAACCCTCTGTTCGTATACCAGCCGCTACTGATGGATGAAGAAGAATCGGAACAGGCATTCGAGTCACTCTATCAGGTGCTGCATTATCGCTGGCAGCCCGCTTCGATTGTTGATTCGGAAAACGGAGAGTAA
- the ampD gene encoding 1,6-anhydro-N-acetylmuramyl-L-alanine amidase AmpD: MRRTGRISTARWCPSPNFGPRPQDASISLLVVHNISLPPGQFGGNAIERFFCNQLDASLHPYFETIAGMKVSSHLLIHRDGSPVQFVSLLDRAWHAGRSCFQGEDECNDFSIGIELEGADDIPYTDAQYQTLVDLSQKIMSAWPEITPDRITGHSDIAPGRKTDPGPAFDWSYYRQMLDAGQQTEGVG, translated from the coding sequence CTGCGCCGGACCGGGCGTATAAGCACGGCCAGGTGGTGCCCGTCACCCAATTTCGGCCCGCGACCACAAGATGCCTCCATTTCCCTGCTGGTGGTTCACAACATCAGCCTGCCGCCAGGGCAGTTTGGTGGCAATGCTATAGAGCGGTTTTTCTGCAACCAGCTCGATGCTTCACTGCACCCCTATTTTGAGACCATTGCCGGGATGAAGGTGTCGTCGCATTTGCTGATCCACCGTGATGGTTCGCCGGTGCAGTTTGTCAGCCTGTTGGACCGAGCCTGGCATGCGGGCCGGTCGTGCTTCCAGGGTGAGGACGAGTGCAACGACTTTTCGATAGGGATTGAGCTGGAGGGAGCGGACGACATCCCCTATACCGACGCCCAATACCAGACTCTGGTGGACCTGTCGCAGAAGATTATGTCGGCCTGGCCGGAAATCACCCCGGACAGGATTACCGGCCACAGTGATATCGCGCCGGGCCGGAAAACCGACCCGGGCCCGGCGTTTGACTGGTCCTACTACCGGCAGATGCTGGATGCCGGTCAGCAAACAGAGGGGGTTGGCTGA